A window of the Sabethes cyaneus chromosome 1, idSabCyanKW18_F2, whole genome shotgun sequence genome harbors these coding sequences:
- the LOC128745143 gene encoding histone deacetylase complex subunit SAP30 homolog, producing the protein MNNNGFSTGEEDSRGPADQVCCLLDDGERCRNQAGNASYSKRIQKTVTQRRLKLSIDSAARHIYICDFHKGRIQCARTKRRRRDSEDDSNETDTDLPEVDLYQLQVNTLRRYKRFYKVSTRPGINKAQLSETIMKHFKTIPIKEKEILTYFIYMVKSNSNKLDHKNNAGSEAT; encoded by the exons ATGAACAACAATGGATTTAGTACGGGAGAAGAGGACTCTCGTGGTCCAGCCGATCAAGTTTGTTGTCTCCTGGACGACGGCGAACGTTGTCGGAATCAGGCTGGGAATGCATCCTACAGCAaacgaattcagaaaactgtaaCCCAGCGACGGCTTAAACTGAGCATCGATTCGGCT GCTCGTCATATCTACATTTGCGATTTCCACAAGGGACGCATTCAATGCGCTCGCACCAAGCGTCGCCGTCGTGATTCCGAAGATGACAGCAATGAAACCGATACCGACTTACCGGAGGTGGACCTCTATCAATTGCAGGTGAATACTCTGCGTCGCTATAAGCGCTTCTATAAGGTATCTACCAGACCCGGTATAAATAAAGCACAGCTTTCGGAG ACAATCATGAAGCACTTCAAAACCATTCCGATAAAGGAGAAAGAAATTCTGACTTACTTCATCTATATGGTCAAATCCAACTCGAACAAGCTGGACCACAAAAACAATGCCGGCAGCGAAGCTACATGA